The following coding sequences are from one Mycoplasma mycoides subsp. capri window:
- a CDS encoding dihydrolipoamide acetyltransferase family protein, which produces MFKVKFADIGEGLTEGTVAEVLVKVGDVVKEGQSLYFVETDKVNSEIPAPVAGKIAVINIKAGQEIKVGDVVMEIDEGSGASVASEPKAEAKQEAKVEVVEENASVVGATPVSNDLIVRKQASTVTKSSTIKATPLARKVAADLNVDLSLVTPTGPNQRILVADIKNYHSSSAQPVSQPAAAPTPAPVASQPAPTPAPAITPTIKVVEPSAPLSWDEVPMNGVRKATVKAMTKSHTEIAAFTGMKNTDITETHKMRTELKDHAAASGIKLTYLAFIIKAVAKSLRDMPNINVRGDFANNKIQFMHNINIGIAVDTPNGLMVPVIKGADHLSVFEIAIKISELANKAKDGKLTRAEMTEATFTVSNFGSVGLDYATPIINSPESAILGVGTMSQTPLYINGELQKRFIMPLSMTCDHRIIDGADAGRFLIKVQDYLSKPVLLFM; this is translated from the coding sequence ATGTTCAAAGTTAAATTTGCTGACATAGGTGAAGGTCTAACAGAAGGAACAGTCGCTGAAGTTTTAGTTAAAGTTGGTGATGTTGTTAAAGAAGGACAATCATTATACTTTGTTGAAACTGATAAAGTAAACAGTGAAATACCTGCTCCAGTGGCTGGAAAAATTGCAGTAATTAACATTAAAGCTGGACAAGAAATCAAAGTTGGTGATGTAGTTATGGAAATTGATGAAGGATCAGGTGCTTCTGTAGCTAGTGAACCAAAAGCTGAAGCTAAACAAGAAGCTAAAGTTGAAGTAGTTGAAGAAAACGCTAGTGTAGTTGGTGCTACTCCAGTTTCAAATGATTTAATTGTTAGAAAACAAGCATCTACAGTTACAAAATCAAGCACTATTAAAGCTACACCTCTAGCAAGAAAAGTTGCCGCTGATTTAAATGTTGATTTATCTTTAGTAACTCCAACAGGACCAAACCAAAGAATTTTAGTTGCTGATATTAAGAATTATCATTCTTCATCAGCTCAACCAGTTAGTCAACCAGCTGCAGCTCCAACTCCAGCTCCAGTTGCTAGTCAACCAGCTCCAACTCCAGCTCCAGCTATAACTCCAACAATTAAAGTTGTTGAACCAAGTGCACCTTTATCTTGAGATGAAGTTCCAATGAATGGTGTTAGAAAAGCTACAGTAAAAGCAATGACAAAATCTCATACTGAAATTGCTGCATTTACTGGTATGAAAAACACTGACATTACTGAAACTCACAAAATGAGAACTGAACTAAAAGATCATGCTGCAGCTAGTGGAATTAAATTAACTTACTTAGCATTTATTATTAAAGCTGTTGCTAAATCATTACGTGATATGCCAAATATTAACGTAAGAGGTGATTTTGCAAATAACAAAATCCAATTTATGCACAACATTAATATCGGAATTGCAGTAGATACACCAAACGGATTAATGGTTCCAGTTATTAAAGGTGCTGATCATTTAAGTGTGTTTGAAATTGCAATTAAAATTAGTGAATTAGCAAACAAAGCTAAAGATGGTAAATTAACAAGAGCTGAAATGACTGAAGCAACATTTACTGTTTCAAACTTTGGTTCAGTAGGATTAGATTATGCTACTCCTATTATTAACTCACCAGAATCAGCTATTTTAGGAGTTGGTACAATGTCTCAAACTCCTTTATATATCAATGGTGAATTACAAAAAAGATTTATAATGCCATTATCAATGACTTGTGATCACAGAATCATTGATGGGGCAGATGCTGGAAGATTTTTAATTAAAGTACAAGATTATCTATCAAAACCAGTACTATTGTTTATGTAA
- a CDS encoding alpha-ketoacid dehydrogenase subunit beta, with product MAIINNIKAVTDALDCAIQRDPNVIVFGEDVGTEGGVFRATQGLAVKFGNDRCFNAPISEAMFAGVGLGMAMNGMKPVVEMQFEGLGLASLQNIFTNISRMRNRTRGKYTAPMVIRTPMGGGIRALEHHSEALEAVFAHIPGVQIVCPSTPYDTKGLILAAIDSPDPVIVVEPTKLYRAFKQEVPDEHYIVPIGEAYKIQEGNDLTVVTYGAQTVDCQKAIALLKETHPNATIDLIDLRSIKPWDKKMVVESVKKTGRLLVVHEAVKSFSVSAEIITTVNEECFEYIKAPLSRCTGYDVITPFDRGEGYFQVNPKKVLVKMQELLDFKF from the coding sequence ATGGCTATTATTAATAATATTAAAGCTGTAACTGATGCTTTAGATTGCGCTATACAACGTGACCCAAATGTTATTGTATTTGGTGAAGACGTTGGAACTGAAGGTGGAGTTTTCAGAGCTACTCAAGGATTAGCTGTAAAATTTGGAAATGATCGTTGCTTTAATGCTCCTATTAGTGAAGCAATGTTTGCTGGTGTTGGTTTAGGAATGGCTATGAATGGTATGAAACCAGTTGTAGAAATGCAATTTGAAGGTTTAGGATTAGCTTCTTTACAAAACATTTTCACTAACATTTCAAGAATGAGAAACCGTACTCGTGGTAAATACACTGCTCCAATGGTTATTAGAACACCAATGGGTGGAGGTATTCGTGCTTTAGAACACCACAGTGAAGCTTTAGAAGCAGTATTTGCTCATATTCCAGGAGTTCAAATTGTTTGTCCATCAACTCCATATGATACAAAAGGACTAATTTTAGCTGCAATTGATTCACCAGATCCAGTTATTGTTGTTGAACCAACAAAACTATATAGAGCATTTAAACAAGAAGTTCCAGATGAACACTACATAGTACCAATTGGAGAAGCTTATAAAATTCAAGAAGGTAATGATTTAACTGTTGTTACTTATGGTGCTCAAACTGTTGATTGTCAAAAAGCTATTGCGTTATTAAAAGAAACTCATCCAAACGCAACTATTGATTTAATTGATTTACGTTCTATTAAACCATGAGATAAAAAAATGGTAGTTGAATCAGTTAAAAAAACAGGAAGATTATTAGTTGTTCATGAAGCTGTTAAATCATTCTCAGTTTCAGCTGAAATCATTACAACTGTTAATGAAGAATGTTTTGAATACATAAAAGCGCCTTTATCAAGATGTACAGGTTATGATGTTATTACTCCATTTGATAGAGGAGAAGGTTACTTCCAAGTTAACCCTAAAAAAGTTCTAGTCAAAATGCAAGAATTGTTAGACTTTAAATTTTAA